Proteins encoded within one genomic window of Psilocybe cubensis strain MGC-MH-2018 chromosome 2, whole genome shotgun sequence:
- a CDS encoding Endoplasmic reticulum oxidoreductin-1: MHRRALKLASLLYAFIWPVSANESFLGETLVRKRPIQNVLDHQPIKHTTCHNSILTGPIETTMCDYETIESVNDELFANLSDLVEKPFFRYFQVDLYRECPFWPDDGSCNDPGCAITTVDESNVPEKWRAKALSELDPASVDKRHSLPGCYYRDSDFCFLDDNTEGEYFDLRLVPERYTGYSGKDAQRVWKSIYEENCFGLSELALMTGKSPAPVSLPDTMIEVLHEDGEESAAQCLEKRVYYKVISGLHASISTHICHEYLNQTTGEWHPNLNCFITRVASHPERLQYIYFDTILLLRAVSRLGPYLSAFDYCSTGTHEDDMETLQTLTKVLNIAEDAGAFDESILFRGENANILKEEFKTHFRNVTRIMDCVGCDKCRLWGKIQTTGLATAMKILFELDETALDPRANSDLLQRSEVVALMNTLFRFSESLKAVETFRKLWREMDDAEAEKIVKQTEAITAAHAQAPHKANVNHSKNYFDAACEQSIYVLRHCKHSIEENVTQAMTALGNAFSAVLSAFRPSEKGKGPSSTYGDL, encoded by the exons ATGTGTTGGACCACCAACCTATAAAACATACTACATGTCACAATTCTATC TTGACAGGACCGATAGAAACTACTATGTGCGACTATGAAACCATTGAAAGTGTGAACGACGAATTGTTCGCCAATCTATCAGACTTGGTCGAGAAACCCTTCTTCCGTTATTTTCAG GTTGATCTGTACAGAGAATGCCCATTCTGGCCGGACGACGGATCCTGCAATGACCCAGGGTGTGCTATAACTACAGTTGACGAG AGCAACGTTCCGGAGAAATGGAGAGCGAAAGCGTTGAGTGAGTTGGATCCAGCGTCCGTGGACAAG CGACATTCTCTACCTGGTTGCTATTACCGCGACTCAGATTTCTGTTTCCTCGATGATAATACAG AAGGCGAATATTTCGACCTGCGACTTGTTCCAGAAAGATACACAGGATATTCTGGAAAGGACGCTCAACGGGTGTGGAAATCTATTTACGAGGAAAACTGTTTCGGTCTCTCCGAGCTTGCCTTGATGACGGGAAAGTCCCCCGCTCCAGTGTCTCTCCCTGATACGATGATAGAGGTCCTTCACGAAGACGGAGAGGAATCTGCTGCGCAATGTCTGGAGAAACGCGTATACTATAAAGTAATTTCAG GTCTCCATGCGTCAATTTCCACACACATCTGTCATGAATATCTGAATCAGACGACTGGTGAATGG CATCCAAATCTCAACTGTTTTATAACGAGAGTAGCATCTCACCCAGAGCGCCTTCAATACATCTATTTCGATACCATTCTATTGCTTCGAGCCGTTTCGAGGCTGGGTCCATATCTTTCTGCTTTTGATTATTGTTCGACGGGCACACATGAAGACGATATGGAAACGTTACAAACTCTTACAAAGGTATTGAATATTGCGGAAGATGCAGGCGCGTTTGATGAAAGTATATTGTTCCGAGGTGAAAACGCCAAT ATATTGAAAGAAGAATTCAAAACTCATTTCCGCAATGTCACACGTATAATGGATTGTGTTGGGTGTGATAAGTGTCGCCTATGGGGTAAAATACAAACGACTGGCCTAGCCACAGCGATGAAGATTCTGTTTGAACTTGATGAAACCGCTTTGGA CCCTCGAGCCAACTCTGATCTCTTACAACGCTCAGAAGTTGTTGCCTTGATGAATACTTTGTTTAGATTCAGTGAAAGTTTGAAGGCAGTGGAGACCTTCCGCAAACTATGGCGAGAGATGGATGATGCAGAAGCCGAAAAAATTGTCAAACAAACCGAAGCAATCACAGCTGCTCAT GCACAAGCACCTCATAAAGCCAATGTCAATCACTCGAAAAATTATTTTGATGCTGCCTGCGAACAGTCAATATATGTCCTTCGGCATTGCAAACATAGTATCGAGGAAAATGTTACACAAGCTATGACCGCACTGGGGAATGCCTTCAGCGCGGTCCTATCGGCATTCCGTCCATCAGAGAAGGGAAAGGGCCCTAGCTCGACATACGGCGATCTCTGA
- a CDS encoding Sulfate adenylyltransferase → MANSPHGGVLKNLIARDEHISDQLKEESLTLPYLILTERQLCDLELITNGGFSPLEGFLNEADYKNVVDNLRLANGVLFPIPVTLDVSQDDIDRLSIAPGSRVALLDPRDEEALAIITVEDIYTPDRVKEAIQVFGADDPAHPSVAYLRSKVKEFYVGGKLQAIKAPTHFDYVALRYTPTELRAHFKKLAWRKVVAFQTRNPMHRAHRELTVRAARQRQANVLIHPVVGLTKPGDVDHYTRVRVYEAIMQKYPNGMGQLALLPLAMRMAGPREAVWHAIIRKNYGATHFIVGRDHAGPGKNSQGKDFYGPYDAQDLVIKYHDELQIEMVPFQQMTYLPSTDDYQPIDEVPKGVQTLDISGTELRKRLRSGAPIPDWFSYDAVVKVLRESYPPRNKQGFVLFLTGLHNSGKDAIAKALQVTLHQQGGRSVSLLLGDTIRQELGSETGFSADDRHENIHRIAFVSAELSRAGAAVIAAPTAPQDRTRQLARDTVQQSGGSGGNFFLIHVATPLEHCEKTDRHGLYSRARRGDIKGFAGVDEPYETPEDADLTVDVTQQSISEIVHSIVLLLETNSLL, encoded by the exons ATGGCCAACTCTCCCCACGGCGGTGTCCTCAAG AACCTTATTGCACGAGATGAACATATTTCAGATCAGCTCAAGGAGGAGTCTCTGACACTTCCGTATCTCATTCTGACAGAG CGTCAATTATGTGATCTAGAACTTATCACCAACGGAGGATTCAGCCCACTTGAAGGCTTCTTAAACGAAGCCGATTATAAAAA TGTCGTTGACAATCTTCGCCTTGCGAATGGCGTTCTTTTCCCCATCCCTGTTACTCTCGATGTTTCCCAGGACGATATTGATCGACTTTCGATCGCCCCTGGAAGTCGTGTCGCATTGCTGGATCCTCGCGACGAAGAAGCGCTCGCTATCATTACAG TGGAAGACATTTATACACCGGATAGGGTCAAAGAAGCCATTCAGGTGTTTGGCGCCGATGACCCAGCACACCCATCTGTGGCATATCTCCGAAGCAAAGTGAAGGAATTTTATGTTGGAGGGAAACTGCAGGCAATCAAGGCACCTACGCACTTCGACTATGTTGCTCTAAGAT ATACCCCTACGGAGCTTCGTGCACACTTCAAAAAACTTGCCTGGAGAAAAGTTGTTGCGTTCCAAACACGTAATCCAATGCATCGCGCGCACCGGGAACTCACCGTTCGAGCCGCGCGACAGCGACAGGCCAACGTTCTCATACACCCTGTAGTCGGATTGACGAAACCTGGAGACGTCGATCATTATACCCGGGTTCGTGTCTACGAGGCTATCATGCAAAAATATCCGAATGGAATGGGCCAACTTGCTCTTTTGCCGTTGGCCATGCGTATGGCTGGACCGCGTGAAGCTGTCTGGCATGCAATCATCCGCAAAAATTATGGGGCCACTCATTTTATCGTCGGCCGCGATCATGCAGGACCTGGAAAAAACTCTCAAGGAAAAGACTTCTACGGCCCATACGACGCTCAAGATCTTGTCATAAAGTATCATGACGAACTACAAATCGAGATGGTGCCGTTCCAACAAATGACCTACCTGCCTTCCACCGATGATTATCAGCCCATTGACGAGGTTCCCAAAGGTGTTCAAACCCTAGACATCTCTGGCACAGAACTTCGCAAACGACTACGATCTGGTGCTCCAATTCCAGATTGGTTCAGTTATGA TGCCGTGGTAAAAGTTCTCAGAGAAAGCTACCCTCCACGAAACAAACAAGGCTTTGTATTGTTCCTTACTGGTCTCCATAACTCTGGGAAAGACGCAATTGCAAAAGCCTTGCAGGTAACGCTGCACCAACAAGGAGGGCGAAGCGTCTCCCTCTTGTTGGGTGATACAATCCGTCAAGAACTTGGTTCTG AAACCGGTTTCTCGGCCGATGATCGCCACGAAAATATCCATCGTATCGCATTCGTATCCGCTGAGCTCAGTCGGGCGGGCGCCGCTGTGATTGCAGCTCCCACCGCTCCGCAAGACCGTACGCGACAGCTGGCTCGTGATACGGTGCAACAATCTGGCGGCTCTGGAGGGAATTTCTTCTTGATTCACGTCGCGACACCCTTAGAGCATTGTGAAAAGACCGATCGCCACGGTTTGTACTCACGGGCTCGGCGAGGCGATATCAAAGGATTTGCGGGTGTGGATGAGCCATACGAGACGCCCGAGGATGCTGATTTGACGGTTGATGTAACGCAACAAAGTATATCTGAGATAGTCCACA GTATCGTCTTGTTATTAGAGACCAATTCACTATTGTAG
- a CDS encoding SufE-like protein 1, chloroplastic/mitochondrial yields MNNLQHARNSPSSSPGPVEISIREKVIMLTALLQPASITITNDSWQHRHHSAMRDQENNGETHFSVQVVSDAFEKKTTMQRHRIVYSALSDEFARGLHALSLKTKTVAEVAASGDGRS; encoded by the exons ATGAATAACCTGCAACACGCCCGAAACTCGCCATCCTCGTCACCGGGTCCAGTGGAAATCTCAATCCGTGAGAAGGTTATTATG CTAACAGCACTTTTGCAGCCTGCGTCAATCACAATCACGAACGACTCTTGGCAACACCGCCATCATTCCGCCATGCGCGATCAAGAAAATAATGGAGAAACTC ACTTTTCAGTTCAGGTCGTTTCTGATGCGTTTGAAAAGAAA ACCACCATGCAGCGTCATCGGATTGTTTATTCTGCATTATCTGATGAATTCGCTCGCGGGTTGCACGCACTCTCTCTCAAAACCAAGACTGTAGCAGAAGTCGCTGCCTCTGGGGACGGCAGGAGTTGA
- a CDS encoding Zinc finger protein C25B8.19c, with the protein MNSPGVPVYKDRHLWHWQSCESAMKITMILPLTVALCQEHLTDQANILFFFLILADTYVWVGYSEPNINSHRATSDRESHHLPRFDAQYPTSHNRTESPFLREAPSTGSSSRSTHGDLPDTYDAHNHYLQPRHRHTVLQPYDYRDSVALHHPYSSTALPRHRSETSNSEPPATWNISTTIPRGNIVEDDERTPVARFGSDIVHNGPNSSEENGGSAKYECSYCGKGFNRPSSLKIHLNSHTGEKPFVCPVESCGRSFSVLSNMRRHTRVHATVPYSESHIVDDVSSSSAIPESLSRKWHRRRDSSVSTSSSGRSNSISSTEED; encoded by the exons ATGAACTCGCCAGGCGTCCCAGTTTACAAGGATCGCCATCTATGGCATTGGCAAAGCTGCGAGTCAGCGATGAAGATCACGATGATCCTTCCTCTCACAGTCGCTCTATGTCAAGAACATCTTACAGACCAGGCAAATAtcctatttttttttcttattttgGCCGATACTTATGTATGGGTAGGATACTCAGAACCAAACATTAATTCTCACAGAGCTACATCTGATAGAGAATCCCATCATCTTCCAAGATTCGACGCACAATATCCTACGTCGCATAACCGGACAGAGTCGCCTTTTCTTCGAGAAGCACCCTCGACGGGATCTTCTTCGAGATCAACCCATGGCGATTTGCCTGACACCTATGATGCCCACAACCATTATTTACAACCTCGGCATAGACATACTGTACTGCAGCCATATGATTACCGAGATTCTGTAGCTCTCCATCATCCGTACAGCTCTACTGCTCTGCCTCGTCATAGGTCCGAAACTTCTAATTCTGAACCACCCGCAACATGGAACATTTCAACGACTATTCCGAGAGGCAATATTGTCGAAGACGATGAACGTACTCCTGTGGCTCGCTTTGGTTCTGATATCGTGCACAACGGGCCTAATTCTTCGGAGGAAAATGGTGGCTCTGCCAAATATGAATGTTCATATTGTGGCAAAGGTTTCAACAGACCTAGCAGTTTGAAG ATACACCTTAACAGCCACACTGGAGAGAAAC CCTTTGTTTGTCCAGTGGAAAGCTGTGGGCGCAGCTTCAGCGTTCTAAGTAATATGCGGCGTCATACCCGCGTTCACGCGACGGTCCCGTATTCGGAATCTCATATTGTTGACGAcgtgtcttcatcatcagcCATCCCGGAGTCTTTATCCCGAAAATGGCATCGCCGTCGAGATAGCAGTGTCTCTACATCGAGCAGTGGTAGAAGTAACAGCATTTCTTCGACCGAAGAAGATTAA
- a CDS encoding Serine/threonine-protein kinase CBK1 produces the protein MATPARRQRPLPSPPAQVTPVHSWQDQYTSAIPNAIYSFHDPYMIPSPYHPHAPYPPSDHYEEPQTTSVPAGTFLHKGFYDLLAMIPTPSPSRLLWKTAAPPPEPVVAGPRYEELDTTPTTRAMPKRGRRVSKDMVSKPTGFVHLVHASDADQLEALLTRWGPDGVGKLGDPHWANPIKNYIRQRNQEKAINEVVSALKPSQGGRLDGPLSGQLHVVNGMSTTSATSSSLTTAARENVIFTSSYPEGLPGGRAGNSTFRLGGLRSHPEVQEVDDQDPNSSLETVQVVKPPRLISPSLATLEKAVAARIYFENLYFPLFRHPSSREQRKLAMEKDMAEMQLTHLQKEQLRARWRQNETDYLRERRQKVDASSFVKLKTIGHGAFGVVSLVREKSTGSLYAMKQLRKADMLRKGQEGHVRAERDVLKSASLVHTPGGAEWIVRLYYSFQDRDHLYLVLEYMGGGDLLNLLIERDVFEEDFTRFYVAEMILAIESCHRHGFIHRDIKPDNFLFDPEGHIKLSDFGLATDLHWAHDTSYYEQQRLHLLHKHGIDLEDPIGIADGRKTKRMDPKEVELLMGGGEGEGGIFTWREKNRRKPTLCMYSFIPFLCNGTKLSRALIRCGTNSYMSPEVIRGHGYSYSCDWWSLGVIMFECLYGFPPFVSNSRHVTRQKILNWKQSLRFPSRPKVSLEGVNLMQQLLCEPEDRLGSQTSSSTLRPDSMVVQARRSGFVSQLTSSEGDGAHLIKAHPWFKGIDWANIHRYPAPYRPELASPEDTRHFDDDIPAEPLAPANGAPPDATKDPLLRHKVHGAEILDVRKALAFAGFTHKSPRTLDYTRADKAFDALHDLKPVKGTVRGRPVVRETREVGLGRAISM, from the exons ATGGCTACCCCTGCCCGTCGGCAGCGTCCTTTACCGTCTCCACCTGCCCAGGTCACCCCTGTGCACTCATGGCAAGATCAGTATACCTCTGCAATACCTAATGCTATCTATTCTTTTCACGACCCCTATATGATACCCTCCCCGTACCATCCACACGCACCTTATCCTCCATCGGACCACTACGAAGAGCCTCAGACGACATCTGTTCCAGCCGGAACGTTCCTTCACAAAGGCTTCTATGACCTCTTAGCCATGATTCCTACTCCTTCTCCATCTCGTTTACTCTGGAAAACTGCTGCTCCCCCTCCTGagcctgttgttgctggtcCTAGATATGAGGAGTTGGATACCACCCCAACTACGCGGGCTATGCCCAAAAGAGGACGGCGTGTCAGCAAAGACATGGTGTCCAAACCGACAGGATTTGT TCATCTCGTACATGCCTCCGATGCAGACCAGCTTGAAGCTCTTCTAACGCGCTGGGGTCCagatggtgttggaaagcTTGGAG ATCCTCACTGGGCAAACCCGATCAAGAATTATATCAGACAAAGGAATCAAGAAAAGGCTATCAACGAAGTGGTCAGCGCTCTCAAACCGTCTCAAGGCGGTAGACTGGATGGACCCCTTTCTGGGCAGCTTCACGTCGTAAATGGAATGAGTACCACCAGTGccacttcctcttctctcaCGACAGCCGCCAGGGAGaatgtaatttttacttCCTCTTACCCAGAAGGCCTTCCAGGAGGAAGAGCTGGAAATTCTACTTTTCGTTTGGGGGGTCTTAGATCTCATCCTGAAGTTCAAGAAGTGGATGATCAAGATCCGAACTCGTCGTTAGAGACTGTACAGGTTGTAAAACCACCGAGACTTATATCACCATCCCTTGCAACTTTGGAAAAAGCTGTGGCTGCCCGCATTTATTTTGAGAATTTATATTTTCCACTCTTCCGACATCCTTCATCGcgagaacaaagaaaactGGCTATGGAAAAGGATATGGCTGAGATGCAATTAACCCACCTACAGAAGGAGCAACTTCGGGCTCGATGGAGGCAAAACGAGACCGATTACTTGCGAGAAAGAAGGCAAAAAGTTGATGCTAGTTCGTTTGTAAAGCTAAAGACCATTGGGCACG GTGCGTTTGGCGTCGTTTCTCTCGTGAGAGAGAAGTCAACTGGTAGTCTTTACGCAATGAAGCAG TTGCGTAAAGCTGACATGTTGAGGAAAGGCCAGGAAGGCCACGTCCGTGCTGAACGCGATGTCCTCAAATCTGCGTCTTTGGTTCACACCCCGGGTGGTGCCGAGTGGATAGTAAGGCTTTACTATAGCTTTCAGGACCGCGACCACCTTTATCTG GTCCTGGAATACATGGGCGGGGGAGACTTGCTAAACCTTCTGATAGAGAGGGATGTCTTTGAAGAAGACTTTACCAGATTCTATGTTGCCGAG ATGATTCTCGCGATAGAAAGCTGTCATCGCCACGGGTTTATCCATCGTGACATTAAACCAGAT AACTTTTTATTTGATCCAGAAGGACACATCAAGCTCAGCGATTTCGGCTTAGC AACTGATCTCCATTGGGCCCATGATACTTCGT ATTATGAACAACAGAGATTACATCTGCTCCACAAGCACGGTATAGACCTCGAAGACCCTATTGGTATCGCTGACGGAAGAAAGACCAAACGAATGGATCCCAAGGAAGTCGAACTTCTAATGGGAGGTGGCGAGGGGGAAGGGGGTATATTTACATGGCGCGAGAAAAACCGAAGAAAG CCTACTCTGTGTATGTACAGTTTCATTCCCTTTCTTTGCAATGGCACGAAGCTGAGTCGGGCTTTAATCAGATGTGGTACCAATTCCTACA TGTCACCAGAAGTGATTAGAGGTCATGGCTACTCCTACTCTTGTGATTGGTGGAGTCTTGGTGTTATCATGTTCGAATGCTTATATGG ATTCCCGCCATTTGTTAGTAACTCT CGGCATGTCACTAGACAGAAGATATTGAACTGGAAGCAATCCCTACGTTTTCCCTCTCGGCCGAAGGTGTCCCTTGAGGGTGTCAACCTCATGCAACAACTGCTTTGCGAACCGGAGGATCGATTGGGTTCTCAAACGTCATCTTCTACTCTGCGGCCCGACTCCATGGTCGTTCAAGCGCGGAGAAGTGGGTTTGTTTCACAGTTAACTTCCTCAGAAGGTGACGGAGCGCACCTCATCAAG GCCCATCCTTGGTTCAAAGGCATCGATTGGGCGAATATACATCGTTACCCTGCGCCCTACCGCCCGGAACTTGCGAGTCCTGAAGACACGCGCCATTTTGACGACGATATTCCTGCTGAG CCTTTAGCACCTGCCAATGGCGCCCCTCCAGATGCTACCAAAGATCCTCTACTTCGACATAAGGTTCACGGCGCAGAAATTTTGGACGTACGGAAGGCTTTAGCATTTGCTGGTTTCACGCACAAGAGTCCTCGCACATTGGATTATACCAGAGCCGACAAAGCATTTGACGCCTTACACGACCTCAAGCCTGTCAAGGGCACTGTAAGGGGGCGCCCAGTCGTTCGAGAAACACGAGAAGTGGGGCTGGGCCGTGCTATTTCTATGTAA